One Poecilia reticulata strain Guanapo linkage group LG4, Guppy_female_1.0+MT, whole genome shotgun sequence genomic window carries:
- the LOC103463748 gene encoding golgin subfamily A member 8M, giving the protein MNWDSQLNSILSVADGSVAKMRERLTSAGKFPKGAEVKGSGLSSHWDPPPSFCAARPNNRPPSSLRSGVQWADLAAIQSQLQIQSQLIESFSVKLNDLEREKQSQQYHIQTLQEEVRSLRGELRKKDRERADLSSEVERRMEQWRREVGRELSSLARGNDMRFDLKESFGSKLGRDEWEHLRRELERLRRELDALKTQMRRQEEDMQLQQTEARETRRQCEHSRKTLVELTGGCRTHSCDLMRTLCRYSLTQQEVHQMRSAVSELKSEVRSLFHRGQALASPPQQLTSGDPPLPAPRSHSKGLTADEADSDSEDFSPTPTLSEISSDDLSWLEDKESAQRRRKRQSAKSTQSDFTAPKSDVEDDGDDDLLDDEDACPELESDLSLTDL; this is encoded by the exons ATGAACTGGGACAGTCAGCTGAACTCCATCCTGTCTGTAGCCGACGGCAGCGTCGCTAAGATGAGG GAAAGACTGACCTCTGCTGGGAAATTCCCTAAAGGAGCAGAAG TGAAGGGGAGTGGATTAAGTTCACACTGGGACCCTCCTCCTTCTTTCTGCGCAGCGCGCCCCAACAACAGGCCTCCCTCATCGCTCCGTTCGGGTGTGCAGTGGGCTGACCTCGCTGCCATTCAGTCGCAGCTCCAGATACAGAGTCAG CTGATCGAGTCCTTCTCAGTGAAACTCAATGACCTGGAGAGGGAGAAGCAGTCTCAGCAGTACCACATCCAGACTCTGCAAG AGGAGGTGCGGAGTCTTCGTGGGGAGCTCAGGAAGAAGGACAGAGAAAGGGCAGACCTGAGTTCAGAGGTGGAGCGAAGGATGGAGCAGTGGAGGAGAGAAGTTGGCCGTGAGCTCAGCAGCCTTGCGAGGGGAAACGACATGCGATTCGACCTGAAGGAGAG CTTTGGCTCCAAGCTCGGTCGGGACGAGTGGGAACACCTGCGGAGAGAGCTGGAACGCCTGCGGAGAGAGCTGGACGCgctgaaaacacaaatga GGAGACAGGAGGAGGACATGCAGCTCCAGCAGACGGAGGCGAGGGAGACGAGAAGACAATGTGAACACAGCCGcaag ACGCTGGTGGAGCTGACAGGCGGCTGCAGAACACACAGCTGCGATCTGATGAGGACGCTCTGCCGCTATTCGCTCACTCAGCAAGAAGTGCATCAGATGAG ATCAGCTGTGTCAGAACTGAAGAGTGAAGTGAGGAGTCTCTTTCACCGGGGACAAGCGTTAGCGTCCCCGCCGCAACAGCTCACATCAG GGGACCCGCCGCTCCCGGCCCCTCGGAGCCACAGCAAAGGACTCACAGCTGATGAGGCGGATTCAGACTCGGAGGATTTCAGCCCGACCCCGACTCTCTCGGAGATCAGCTCTGATGATCTGTCCTGGCTGGAGGACAAAGAGTCCG CTCAGCGACGACGGAAACGCCAGAGCGCCAAGTCCACACAGAGCGACTTCACTGCTCCGAAATCAGACGTGGAGGACGACGGCGACGATGATCTCCTTGATGATGAGGATGCCTGCCCAGAATTAGAATCTGACTTGAGTCTGACAGACCTCTGA